One stretch of Flavobacterium sp. 9 DNA includes these proteins:
- a CDS encoding DUF4249 domain-containing protein, whose protein sequence is MKKYILFLFALILTSCSKDDFSEQNLESKVVVEGWIEEGDYAQVLLSSSIPVTGVIDSTNVLSHVIRSAKITISDGQTSEVLRVKNDKNRVPPFVYFGSTLKGEAGKEYSLKIEYLNRIVTAITKIPKSVKLKSAEYIKKIATDTTGYIFVKFDDPLDEKNYYQIATKIDVEEPIFVPSFYGNLDDKNFTKPEVSVQINRGVLLFPKTKFTPYFADGDLIHVKLRTQNKDALDFWNSWQNEIVNSKNPIYPANASLKSNIKGGIGIWAGYGQSTLVVKTPPKK, encoded by the coding sequence ATGAAAAAATATATACTATTTCTTTTTGCTCTAATACTAACAAGCTGTTCTAAAGATGATTTTAGCGAGCAAAATCTGGAATCTAAAGTTGTTGTTGAAGGCTGGATAGAAGAAGGAGATTATGCTCAGGTTTTGTTATCGAGCAGTATTCCGGTTACAGGTGTTATTGATTCGACAAATGTTTTGAGTCACGTGATCAGATCTGCAAAAATCACGATTTCTGATGGTCAGACATCAGAAGTTTTAAGAGTTAAAAATGATAAAAACAGAGTGCCTCCATTTGTATATTTTGGATCAACATTAAAAGGAGAAGCCGGAAAAGAATATTCGCTTAAAATTGAATATTTAAATAGAATTGTGACGGCGATAACCAAAATTCCAAAAAGCGTTAAACTCAAAAGTGCTGAGTATATTAAAAAGATTGCTACAGATACTACAGGATATATTTTTGTAAAATTTGATGATCCTTTAGATGAAAAAAACTACTATCAGATCGCCACAAAAATCGATGTTGAAGAGCCTATTTTTGTTCCTTCGTTTTATGGTAATTTAGATGATAAAAACTTTACTAAACCTGAAGTTTCGGTACAAATAAATCGAGGAGTTTTACTTTTTCCAAAAACAAAATTCACACCTTATTTTGCTGATGGAGATTTGATTCATGTAAAACTAAGGACGCAAAATAAAGACGCGTTAGATTTCTGGAACAGTTGGCAAAACGAAATTGTAAATAGTAAAAATCCAATATATCCTGCAAATGCAAGTTTAAAATCCAATATAAAGGGCGGAATTGGTATTTGGGCAGGATATGGTCAAAGCACTTTAGTGGTAAAAACACCTCCAAAAAAATAA
- a CDS encoding TonB-dependent siderophore receptor, which translates to MPKSIIILFLFCFSNVFAQSKATIIGNIKSPENENLVGASISFNTNNQNCYTISDSIGHFSQNIPLGKVEIAISQLGYLKKSIHFDFAKDTVISIVLEKDISQLKEVIIANDKKSGVTTLSGGKLSFNLKELSSVPTVLGTTDIIKLLQLTPGVQNSGDANGYLYVRGGDPGHNAILYNGTPVYGMSHLLGIFPFYNTDHIKEVEFDKSSSNAKYGGRLSSTTLLIPNKKIPSEFGIQGNVGILASQLSLAVPVTNNSGFYISGRKTYIDEIVSPLLTSSSNNSDVQDMKYGFSDGNITFLSQISKKNLFSIDAFISGDELKVKDGNLALRTNLKWSNFIVSPTLVTTFSPKVSMSNSVYFSQYSNDLDMEQATIQFSVSSYVKDFGFANSVRYFVKNIPFESGLHYVYHDLQPQKVNVENLTTNNNTSQNSIINANEAAVFTTAKPKIFENLIAELGLRINYYTSGSKDSYLHFQPRVVLNYYPNDKYSFYASYNKQYQYLSLITTSSVGIPTDFWIASSDGIKPQSSNEFSIGSNQNISRNFSSSFGGFYRSMKDLLEYPYGITQFNETTTLKNDLLVGKGKAYGFEMMLKKSNGKFTGWLSYTLSWSDRNFDELNNGNTYFAKYDRRHNLSLVGMYDLNSKWNFGVTQIFSSGNRFTMPTSWYFINNNPVKEYSGYNNAQMPNYIRTDLSVNYFFVKTNKKESALNFSIYNTFNISNPIYVVLNVQVNKDKNSVVVKQEEKVLYRILPSISWRFKF; encoded by the coding sequence GTGCCAAAATCAATAATTATCCTTTTTTTGTTCTGTTTTTCCAATGTATTTGCGCAATCTAAAGCCACTATAATTGGAAACATAAAATCTCCCGAAAACGAAAACCTTGTTGGTGCAAGTATTTCTTTCAATACAAACAATCAGAATTGCTACACAATATCAGATTCTATTGGACATTTTTCGCAAAATATTCCCTTAGGCAAAGTCGAAATAGCGATTAGCCAATTAGGATATCTTAAAAAATCGATCCATTTTGATTTTGCAAAAGACACTGTAATTTCGATAGTCTTAGAAAAAGATATTTCGCAGTTAAAAGAAGTTATCATCGCAAATGACAAGAAAAGCGGAGTTACGACTTTGTCCGGCGGAAAATTATCTTTCAATCTAAAAGAATTGTCTTCTGTTCCAACTGTTTTAGGAACCACAGATATTATCAAGCTTTTGCAATTAACGCCGGGAGTTCAGAATTCCGGAGACGCAAACGGATATTTATATGTAAGAGGCGGAGATCCCGGACATAATGCCATTTTGTACAACGGAACTCCCGTATATGGAATGTCGCATTTATTAGGTATTTTTCCTTTTTATAACACGGATCATATTAAGGAAGTAGAATTTGATAAATCCAGTTCAAATGCAAAATATGGCGGACGTTTAAGTTCAACTACGCTTTTGATTCCCAATAAAAAAATACCATCAGAATTTGGAATACAAGGAAATGTGGGGATTCTGGCATCACAACTAAGTCTGGCGGTTCCGGTAACTAATAATTCGGGATTTTATATCTCCGGGCGAAAAACCTATATTGATGAAATTGTCTCGCCATTATTGACATCAAGCTCAAATAATAGTGATGTTCAGGATATGAAATATGGATTTTCAGACGGAAATATTACCTTTCTTTCTCAAATTTCAAAAAAGAATCTATTTTCTATCGATGCTTTTATTAGCGGAGACGAACTAAAAGTCAAAGATGGAAATCTGGCTTTAAGAACCAATTTAAAATGGAGTAATTTTATAGTTTCTCCAACTTTAGTAACTACGTTTTCGCCTAAAGTAAGCATGTCAAATTCGGTTTATTTCAGTCAGTATTCTAATGATTTGGATATGGAACAAGCTACAATTCAGTTTAGCGTTTCTTCTTATGTAAAGGATTTTGGGTTTGCAAATTCAGTTCGTTATTTCGTTAAGAATATTCCTTTTGAATCAGGTTTACATTATGTATATCACGATTTACAACCTCAAAAAGTAAATGTCGAAAATCTGACAACCAACAATAATACATCTCAAAATAGTATAATTAATGCCAATGAAGCAGCTGTTTTTACAACGGCAAAACCAAAGATATTTGAGAACTTGATTGCAGAATTAGGACTTAGAATCAATTATTATACTTCAGGATCTAAGGATTCATATTTACATTTTCAGCCTCGTGTTGTGTTGAATTATTATCCAAATGACAAATATTCGTTTTATGCTTCTTATAATAAACAATATCAATATTTAAGCCTGATTACGACTTCGAGTGTTGGAATTCCGACAGATTTCTGGATTGCAAGTTCAGACGGAATAAAACCACAATCATCAAACGAATTTTCGATTGGTTCAAATCAAAATATTTCGAGAAACTTTAGTTCTTCGTTTGGGGGATTTTATCGCTCAATGAAAGATTTACTGGAATATCCTTATGGAATTACCCAGTTTAACGAAACCACAACGCTAAAGAACGATCTATTAGTTGGAAAAGGAAAAGCATACGGATTTGAAATGATGTTGAAAAAAAGCAACGGAAAATTCACGGGTTGGCTAAGTTATACTTTAAGTTGGTCAGATAGAAATTTTGACGAACTGAATAATGGGAATACTTATTTTGCGAAATACGATCGTCGTCATAACCTTTCATTAGTTGGAATGTACGATTTGAATTCAAAATGGAATTTTGGCGTAACACAAATATTTAGTTCCGGAAACCGATTTACAATGCCAACGTCATGGTACTTTATTAATAATAATCCAGTCAAAGAATATTCAGGATATAACAATGCGCAAATGCCAAATTATATCAGAACAGATCTTTCGGTAAATTATTTTTTCGTAAAAACGAATAAAAAAGAAAGTGCTTTGAATTTTTCGATCTACAATACTTTTAATATTAGTAATCCAATTTATGTGGTACTGAATGTTCAGGTAAATAAAGATAAAAATAGTGTGGTTGTAAAACAAGAAGAGAAAGTTTTGTACCGAATATTACCTTCAATAAGCTGGAGATTTAAATTTTAA
- a CDS encoding DUF6089 family protein, with amino-acid sequence MKKIFNLLLCFFPFITLNAQINEIGVFLGGSNFVGDVGSTTYIAPEKLAFGVLYKWNKSPRHSYRFSYTQSSVIGNDYDSKETGRNKRGYSFENTIQELSAGLEFNFFDFNLHDYHPKVTPYIYSGLSYFRYDQLYRQVSNPNITQSQRSGSFAIPIILGVKSNIDPHWVLGAEVGVRYTFTDDIDGSNPNTSNTNIKKFGNLNNNDWYVFSGITLTYTFGQKPCYCAY; translated from the coding sequence ATGAAGAAAATTTTTAATTTATTGTTATGTTTTTTCCCCTTTATTACACTAAATGCTCAGATCAATGAGATTGGTGTATTTCTTGGCGGAAGTAACTTTGTTGGAGACGTAGGAAGTACAACCTATATTGCTCCCGAGAAACTGGCTTTTGGTGTTTTATACAAGTGGAACAAGAGTCCTCGCCATTCTTATCGCTTTTCTTATACACAGTCATCTGTTATTGGAAATGATTACGATTCAAAAGAAACAGGACGAAATAAAAGAGGCTATAGTTTTGAAAATACTATACAAGAGTTATCTGCAGGTTTAGAATTTAATTTTTTTGATTTTAATTTACATGATTATCATCCAAAAGTTACTCCTTATATATATTCAGGATTAAGTTACTTTAGGTATGATCAATTGTATCGACAAGTATCCAATCCAAATATAACGCAATCCCAAAGATCCGGCTCATTTGCTATACCTATTATATTAGGTGTAAAATCGAATATAGATCCACATTGGGTTTTAGGCGCTGAAGTTGGAGTTCGCTACACTTTTACAGACGATATTGACGGAAGTAATCCTAATACAAGTAACACGAATATAAAGAAATTCGGGAATTTAAATAATAATGACTGGTATGTCTTTTCAGGTATCACTTTAACCTATACCTTTGGACAAAAACCTTGCTATTGCGCATATTAA
- a CDS encoding pyridoxine 5'-phosphate synthase: MTKLSVNINKIATLRNARGGNVPDLLKVATDIQNFGAQGITIHPRPDERHIRYQDARDLKAIVHTEYNIEGNPQHNFIDLVLECKPTQVTLVPDAIGAITSSAGWDTIKNEAYLIEVVQEFKRNGIRTSIFVDPVLEIIEGAKKTGTDRIELYTEAFAHQYSLGNKNGIDPYVEAAKLANELGLGINAGHDLSLDNVQFFNQNIPGLLEVSIGHALISEALYLGLDNVVNMYLNKLK, translated from the coding sequence ATGACAAAGTTAAGTGTAAATATCAATAAAATTGCAACCTTAAGAAATGCACGTGGCGGAAATGTCCCTGATTTACTAAAAGTAGCTACAGATATTCAGAATTTCGGAGCACAGGGAATTACCATTCATCCTCGTCCGGACGAGCGTCACATTCGTTATCAGGATGCACGTGATTTAAAAGCGATCGTACATACCGAATATAATATTGAAGGAAATCCGCAGCATAATTTTATCGATTTAGTATTAGAATGTAAACCAACGCAAGTAACTTTAGTTCCTGATGCAATTGGAGCGATTACTTCTTCTGCAGGTTGGGATACAATTAAAAATGAAGCGTATTTAATCGAAGTTGTTCAGGAATTCAAACGCAACGGAATCAGAACTTCGATTTTCGTAGATCCGGTTTTAGAAATTATCGAAGGCGCCAAAAAAACAGGAACTGACAGAATCGAATTATATACCGAAGCTTTTGCACATCAATATAGTTTGGGAAATAAAAACGGAATCGATCCTTATGTCGAAGCTGCAAAACTGGCAAATGAATTAGGATTAGGAATTAACGCTGGACACGATTTAAGTTTAGACAATGTTCAGTTTTTCAATCAAAACATACCGGGATTATTAGAAGTTTCTATCGGTCACGCATTAATTTCAGAAGCGCTTTATCTTGGATTAGATAATGTGGTGAATATGTATTTGAATAAATTAAAGTAA
- a CDS encoding NAD kinase, which translates to MKVAIYGQYYQNSTEPIIKDIFLFFNSNNVEMVIEENFLKMLHEKQLVDNQYETFSASTSLDNSFEMLISIGGDGTILRAATLVRDSGVPILGINAGRLGFLATVQKENIDSFLQFVIDKNYTTSERTLLSLTCDPKNEAIEDLNFAMNEVTVSRKDTTSMVTIETYLNDEYLNSYWADGLIISTPTGSTGYSLSCGGPLLTPDVKSLVITPIAPHNLTARPLVIPDDTEVKLRVSGREDQYLVSLDSRIASVKNESILTITKTNFKIKMVEIPGETFLKTLRNKLLWGEDKRN; encoded by the coding sequence ATGAAAGTAGCCATATACGGACAGTATTATCAAAACAGTACGGAACCTATTATTAAGGACATTTTTTTATTCTTCAATTCCAATAATGTTGAAATGGTAATTGAAGAAAATTTCCTAAAAATGCTTCACGAAAAACAACTCGTTGACAATCAATACGAGACTTTTTCGGCTAGTACGTCTTTAGACAATAGTTTTGAAATGCTAATTAGTATTGGCGGTGACGGAACCATTTTGAGAGCTGCAACTTTAGTTCGTGATTCTGGCGTGCCTATTTTAGGAATCAATGCGGGAAGGCTAGGTTTTCTGGCTACTGTTCAAAAAGAAAACATTGATAGCTTTTTGCAATTTGTGATCGATAAAAATTACACTACTTCCGAAAGAACTTTATTAAGCCTGACTTGCGATCCAAAAAACGAAGCTATTGAAGATTTGAATTTTGCGATGAACGAAGTTACCGTGAGCAGAAAAGATACTACATCGATGGTGACTATTGAAACGTATCTAAACGATGAATATCTAAATTCTTATTGGGCAGACGGTTTAATCATCTCAACTCCTACGGGTTCTACAGGATATTCTTTGAGTTGTGGCGGTCCATTATTAACTCCGGATGTCAAAAGCTTAGTAATAACGCCAATTGCTCCTCATAACTTAACCGCAAGACCTCTTGTTATTCCTGATGATACCGAAGTTAAACTTCGCGTTTCAGGTCGAGAAGATCAATATTTAGTTTCATTGGATTCCAGAATAGCTTCTGTAAAAAATGAATCAATTTTGACAATAACAAAGACAAACTTTAAAATAAAAATGGTAGAGATTCCTGGCGAAACTTTCCTGAAAACACTTAGAAATAAGCTACTTTGGGGAGAGGACAAAAGAAACTAA
- a CDS encoding alpha/beta fold hydrolase: MLYSKIEGEGKPFIIMHGFLGMSDNWKTLAGQYVEAGFQVHILDLRNHGRSFHSDEWSYEEMVQDVFEYCQANQLNKIDILGHSMGGKVAMLFATTHPEIVDKLIVADIGPRFYKQHHQDILAGLNAVDFSVKPSRNDVEAIVAQYVPDFGTRQFLLKNLYWKEPGQLAFRFNLEVFNNNLDAIGKALPDGLVFEKETLFIRGGASGYIADADFDDIRQHFPKAKFETIPNAGHWLHAENPKMFFELTTEFLKEQPINKGY, encoded by the coding sequence ATGTTATACTCAAAAATAGAAGGCGAAGGAAAACCATTTATCATCATGCACGGATTTCTTGGCATGTCTGATAACTGGAAAACACTTGCCGGACAATATGTTGAAGCAGGATTTCAGGTTCATATTTTAGATTTGCGCAATCACGGCCGCAGTTTTCATTCAGACGAATGGAGTTATGAGGAAATGGTACAAGACGTTTTCGAATATTGTCAGGCCAATCAATTAAACAAAATAGATATTTTAGGACATTCAATGGGCGGAAAAGTAGCAATGCTTTTTGCAACCACACATCCTGAAATTGTAGATAAATTGATTGTGGCAGATATTGGACCGAGATTTTACAAACAACATCATCAGGATATTTTGGCAGGTTTAAATGCAGTAGATTTTTCGGTAAAGCCAAGTCGAAATGATGTTGAAGCAATTGTTGCGCAATATGTACCTGATTTTGGAACACGTCAGTTTTTGTTGAAAAACCTATATTGGAAAGAACCGGGACAATTGGCATTTAGATTTAATCTTGAAGTTTTCAATAATAATCTCGATGCTATCGGAAAAGCTTTGCCTGATGGTTTAGTTTTCGAAAAAGAAACCTTATTTATTAGAGGAGGCGCATCAGGATATATTGCAGATGCAGATTTTGATGACATACGTCAGCATTTTCCAAAAGCTAAGTTCGAAACCATTCCAAATGCAGGACATTGGCTTCATGCCGAAAATCCTAAAATGTTTTTTGAATTAACGACTGAGTTCTTAAAAGAGCAACCTATTAATAAAGGTTATTGA
- a CDS encoding outer membrane protein assembly factor, whose product MRLLLVIKKENVDLEKPVNKLNNFLVLQKRVQIALTLLLLGSFSQIKAQDRVPFDQGKKYILAKVSVVGKISFNEQTVVTFSGLQKGQEITVPGEEISGAIKKLGKLGLFDEIAFYINKVENDSIYLDLNIVELPKLNEVKFVGIKKSKVEGLIKDNNLTKSKIVNENLITTTKNYIENKYKKDGFYNTKVTITTTPDTINGHQVNMLVRVDKGDKVKISSIDFTGNKQLTDSQLRGAMKDTKQKNVFRVLKASKFIPEKYKTDLEKVVSSYKEKGYRDARIIYDSVTYDKKKNMLAIKINVEEGNKYYFGNIKFLGNTVYSDQLLNRYLGIKKGETYNGVLLEKRIADKSKPDAEDITNLYQNNGYLFSNINAVEVKTVNDTIDFEIRVTEGPIAYFNKISVVGNDKTNDHVIYRELRTKPGEKYSKEQLVRTIREIGQLGFFDPEAIEPKFKNVDAGAGTVDIEYNVVEKGSSQVELQGGYGGGGFIGTLGLSFNNFSARKLFDKEAYKPLPMGDGQKVALRLQGSTYFQTYSLSFSEPWFGGKKPVQFSSSISYSKQFLNNYVTRSVDKSKSFNIFTIQVGLAKRLTVPDDYFVLSQSVSYQHYDLNNYNTGLFTFGNGASRNLAYTIGLSRSNKGVNPIFPTYGSEFSVSAKITPPYSLFNGIDYGDLANEKEYKARWTGESGYGADQKPLRNGDYIKATTAGTVSVGSDFASADTDQGKVDQKRYNWLEYYKIKFKADWYTKVYGKLVLRTLTEFGFLGAYDQARGVVPFERFYLGGDGMAQYSMDGRETIGLRGYKNSSLTPVNTNGDQIGATIYNKFSLELRYPITLKSSASIYALTFLEAGSSYPTFKDYNPFDLYRSAGAGLRVFMPAFGLLGIDFGYGFDAAPGMPSNKPNGWETHFIIGQQF is encoded by the coding sequence ATGAGGCTATTATTAGTTATCAAAAAAGAGAACGTAGATTTGGAAAAACCAGTGAACAAATTAAATAATTTTTTAGTGTTACAAAAAAGAGTACAAATAGCCCTTACCCTACTTCTTTTGGGTAGTTTTTCACAAATAAAAGCACAAGATAGAGTTCCTTTTGATCAAGGAAAAAAATATATTCTTGCTAAAGTTTCTGTTGTTGGTAAAATAAGCTTCAATGAACAAACCGTAGTTACCTTTTCAGGCCTTCAAAAAGGACAGGAAATAACCGTACCTGGTGAAGAAATCAGTGGCGCTATTAAAAAATTAGGTAAACTTGGTCTTTTCGACGAAATTGCCTTCTATATTAATAAGGTAGAAAACGATAGTATTTATTTAGATTTAAATATCGTCGAACTACCTAAACTAAATGAAGTAAAATTTGTTGGTATTAAGAAAAGTAAAGTCGAAGGATTAATTAAAGACAACAACTTAACGAAAAGTAAAATTGTTAACGAGAATTTAATTACTACCACTAAAAATTATATCGAAAACAAATACAAAAAAGACGGTTTTTATAATACCAAAGTTACAATTACCACTACTCCGGATACTATAAACGGACACCAGGTTAATATGCTCGTTCGGGTTGACAAAGGTGACAAAGTAAAAATAAGCAGCATTGATTTCACTGGCAATAAGCAACTTACAGACTCACAGTTAAGAGGCGCAATGAAAGACACAAAGCAAAAAAACGTGTTTCGCGTTTTAAAAGCTTCAAAATTTATTCCTGAAAAATACAAAACTGACTTAGAAAAAGTCGTTTCTTCTTATAAAGAAAAAGGATATCGTGATGCACGTATCATCTATGATTCTGTTACTTACGACAAGAAGAAGAATATGCTTGCCATCAAAATTAATGTAGAAGAAGGAAATAAATATTACTTCGGAAATATTAAGTTTTTAGGGAATACCGTTTACTCAGATCAATTATTAAATCGTTATTTAGGAATTAAAAAAGGTGAAACCTATAATGGTGTTTTACTTGAAAAAAGAATTGCTGATAAATCAAAACCAGACGCTGAAGATATAACAAACTTATACCAAAACAACGGTTACTTGTTTTCTAACATTAATGCAGTAGAGGTAAAAACAGTAAACGACACAATTGATTTTGAAATTAGAGTTACTGAAGGGCCTATTGCTTATTTCAATAAAATATCTGTTGTTGGAAACGACAAAACAAATGACCACGTAATTTATCGTGAATTAAGAACTAAGCCAGGAGAAAAATATAGTAAAGAGCAATTAGTTAGAACTATTCGTGAGATTGGACAATTAGGATTCTTTGATCCTGAAGCAATCGAACCAAAATTCAAAAACGTAGATGCCGGAGCCGGAACTGTAGATATTGAATACAATGTTGTAGAAAAAGGATCTAGCCAGGTTGAGCTTCAAGGAGGTTACGGTGGTGGAGGTTTCATTGGTACCTTAGGACTATCTTTTAATAACTTTTCTGCAAGAAAACTTTTTGATAAAGAAGCTTACAAGCCTTTACCAATGGGAGATGGACAAAAAGTAGCACTTCGTTTACAAGGAAGTACTTATTTCCAAACGTACAGTTTATCGTTTTCTGAACCATGGTTTGGAGGAAAAAAACCAGTACAATTTAGTTCGTCTATTTCATATAGTAAACAATTTCTTAATAATTATGTCACCAGAAGTGTTGACAAAAGCAAAAGTTTTAATATTTTTACCATTCAAGTTGGTTTAGCAAAAAGACTAACAGTGCCGGATGATTATTTTGTATTGTCTCAATCTGTAAGTTACCAACATTATGATTTGAATAATTACAACACTGGTTTGTTTACCTTTGGTAATGGAGCATCAAGAAACTTAGCATACACAATTGGTCTTTCGAGAAGTAATAAAGGGGTTAACCCGATCTTCCCGACATACGGTTCTGAATTTAGTGTTTCTGCAAAAATTACGCCGCCATACTCTTTATTTAATGGTATAGACTATGGAGATTTGGCAAATGAAAAAGAATATAAAGCAAGGTGGACTGGAGAATCAGGTTATGGTGCAGACCAAAAACCATTAAGAAACGGGGATTACATTAAGGCGACAACTGCCGGAACTGTAAGTGTTGGATCTGATTTTGCAAGTGCAGATACTGATCAAGGTAAAGTGGATCAGAAAAGATATAACTGGTTAGAATATTATAAAATTAAATTTAAAGCTGATTGGTATACTAAAGTGTATGGTAAATTAGTTTTAAGAACACTGACTGAGTTTGGCTTCTTAGGAGCTTATGATCAGGCAAGAGGAGTTGTACCATTTGAACGTTTCTATTTAGGAGGAGACGGAATGGCTCAATACTCAATGGATGGTAGAGAAACAATAGGATTAAGAGGGTACAAAAATAGCTCTTTGACTCCTGTAAATACTAACGGAGATCAAATTGGGGCAACGATTTATAACAAATTCTCTTTAGAATTACGTTATCCAATTACATTAAAATCGTCAGCATCTATATATGCATTAACGTTTTTAGAAGCTGGATCATCATATCCAACGTTTAAAGATTACAACCCATTTGATTTATACCGTTCAGCTGGTGCTGGTTTACGTGTATTTATGCCGGCATTTGGATTGTTAGGTATTGATTTCGGATACGGATTTGATGCGGCACCAGGAATGCCAAGTAATAAACCAAATGGTTGGGAGACACACTTTATCATAGGACAACAGTTCTAG
- a CDS encoding CBS domain-containing protein, whose amino-acid sequence MTEITNYITNDFRAIDSQETIASVQDFFADLNFSHFPVLENGIFIGSIASDDVETFDTDKKAIDYKYTLERFFARKSMLWLDVLEVFAKNHTNVIPVLDENNSYIGYYEMEDIMKFFQETPFLKEQGGIIIVQKGLLDYSMGQVTQIVESNNGKILGCFISEADLENVQITIKIGVGPMNEIIQTFRRYNYEIISEHQEDAYINSLKERSDYLDKYLNI is encoded by the coding sequence ATGACAGAAATTACGAATTATATCACCAATGATTTCAGAGCGATTGATAGTCAGGAAACGATAGCATCTGTTCAGGACTTTTTTGCGGATTTGAATTTTTCGCATTTTCCGGTTTTGGAGAACGGAATTTTCATTGGAAGTATCGCTTCTGACGATGTTGAAACTTTTGACACGGATAAAAAAGCGATCGATTATAAATATACTCTGGAACGTTTTTTTGCCAGAAAATCGATGCTTTGGCTGGATGTTTTGGAAGTTTTTGCCAAAAATCACACCAATGTAATCCCGGTTCTTGACGAAAATAACAGCTATATTGGCTATTATGAAATGGAAGATATCATGAAATTTTTTCAGGAAACTCCATTTTTAAAAGAACAAGGCGGAATAATTATTGTCCAAAAAGGCCTTTTAGATTATTCTATGGGTCAGGTTACTCAAATTGTTGAGAGTAATAATGGTAAAATCTTAGGCTGTTTTATATCTGAAGCTGATTTGGAAAATGTTCAAATCACGATAAAAATTGGCGTTGGACCAATGAACGAAATCATTCAAACTTTTAGACGCTACAATTACGAAATTATCTCAGAACATCAGGAAGACGCTTATATTAATAGCTTAAAAGAACGTTCAGACTACTTAGACAAGTATCTTAATATATAG
- a CDS encoding isoprenyl transferase: MNLLDSIDQTNLPKHLAIIMDGNGRWAKQQGFLRAFGHENGTKSVKKTITTCAKLGIEYLTLYAFSTENWNRPKLEVEALMKILINSLKKELVTLQENNIRLNAIGNLEKLPKSAQKELLDVIDKTKNNTRLTLTLALSYGSREELVNAVRIISDKVKNNIISIDTIDDSIINEHLYTQNLPDVDLLIRTSGEHRISNFLLWQIAYAELYFTNVLWPDFKDQDLYEAIISYQKRERRFGKTSEQIK, from the coding sequence ATGAATTTACTAGACTCTATAGATCAAACCAACTTACCCAAACATTTGGCCATTATTATGGACGGAAATGGTCGTTGGGCTAAACAACAAGGCTTCTTAAGAGCTTTTGGCCACGAAAACGGAACTAAATCTGTCAAAAAAACAATTACAACTTGCGCCAAACTAGGTATTGAGTATCTTACCTTATATGCTTTTTCTACAGAAAACTGGAATCGTCCAAAACTGGAGGTTGAAGCTCTAATGAAAATACTGATCAATTCCCTAAAAAAAGAGTTAGTTACTTTACAAGAAAACAACATAAGATTGAATGCAATTGGTAATCTTGAGAAATTACCAAAATCTGCTCAAAAAGAACTTCTTGATGTAATTGATAAAACCAAAAACAATACGCGTCTCACGCTAACACTGGCTTTAAGTTACGGATCAAGAGAAGAATTGGTAAATGCCGTTAGAATCATCAGTGATAAAGTTAAAAATAATATAATTTCAATAGACACTATTGACGATTCAATTATAAATGAGCATCTTTACACGCAAAATTTACCTGACGTAGATTTATTAATACGAACAAGTGGAGAACATAGAATAAGTAATTTTTTGCTATGGCAAATAGCCTATGCAGAATTATATTTTACTAATGTCTTGTGGCCAGACTTTAAAGATCAAGATTTATATGAGGCTATTATTAGTTATCAAAAAAGAGAACGTAGATTTGGAAAAACCAGTGAACAAATTAAATAA